TATTGGCGGGAGATGGAAAGCTAGCTAGTAGCTGTGGGgctaaaaataatcaagagacgacatgtggattttttggcagaaaggacaaaattacccttgaggagcaCCGGAATTCCCACGCGCGAGCAGCAGACAATCATCctacaatcaagtcaaaagtggcCAAAATAGGCATTTATtgaaaacctatttcatccattttctcgacaaggtaacccccaaaacattccttttaaattatgttaattagctaattaatagatttattacctaattaatctaccAATTAACTACAAAATACACTCAAAAACACCACGAAGGGCCGGCCACCTTCTCCCCCCATGCCCTATATATACtaccccattttctctaaaaacctaggtctacactcttgctaaatactcaaaattctccaaacactttctctctaaattctaactttggtatcggaggttcttcggccaaagcgcctcccccccccccccccccaaaattcatcgtgggcgcgtgaggcttttggccttgacccaaggtgttatttgttttgtaggtgcaattttgtccaagaacaaggaggaagaaatttgcatccacaaattggtactttcattgagagttaagtcccacactcgtagaagactctcgcatccaaggtttttctatttttcttgtccatttgtagattttttgtacgtttttattattagaattttttatctgcaaaaattctttgataaaacgtaaaagagaagtacaatggctagaaatttagaaaatttaaaaagtgaaaATTCTAATATTCAAAAGATGGGACAGCGATGATCCATGAGGTTAAATGTGACAATAAGTGGAGCGGGACCACCACCATGAGTTTCCACCAAGGGAACCACCGTGGTGGCTACCACGGTAGCCACCTGCGGCGAGGTCCATGGTGTCACCACCACAGCCCAAGCCGTGCTATCCAAGGTCACAGGCCAAGCCAAGTCACTCCACGCCCAACGTGAGCCCAACGCATTGCCAAGCCGAGCCCAAGCCTCGCACCCGTATGCACCATAAGCCAACCagcctgctcccaccaagcagCCCACGTTCGCGGCCTAACCTGCTCCCGTGGCATTCCAAGCAGCACAAATCGgtccaagattagttcaactTACCCGGTTGCAAATTTCTGGGCCTACGATTGAACGAGGGCATTTTCACCATGTTTCTCtacagatttgacatttcccaattcaaatctcGAAGCCGAAGCCTACTACACTTCTACTGCTTAAGGAGACacattccttccaagctcttccaatccaaataaTTAAccacacttgtctcgacaagtcatagagttgacgaatGCCCTTGCACAAcagacaaccttggtgaatcaactcttgcaacGCACCGAGATCCAACGTGCCCCAAACGAGGTGTTTCAAAGTAGGATAAGGGCAAACGAACCTCTCTACCAGCATCCCGGCAAGCAGCCCATCAACCATCCATGATTTGAGCGTTCTGGCAATTTAGGCTCCCGTCTGGGTCCTTAGGATAGCGTTTACTCTCGTCTTAACGCGCGGAGGAACGGGACATTCCCGATCAAGCCCACAGACGAGCATATGTTCACGGTTGAGGTCACACTCCGATTATCAACATGGACAACCTTCCAAGCGAAGTGTTGATTCATAACTAGGCTCGCAAGGAGTATTCTCCACCTCACATCAGAGTAGATAACACGGCAAACGAAAAGAAGCAATCACTCAATCTGACTCAAGTTTAACTGGCAGCCCGTTCGCCTACCAGGAACATGCCACATGCACTGCATCCTCGACATAGACGAGTCGAGCATAAGAAAGAGCGGCCCAAATCCATAGGTCACAACCGGTGGCAACCGAAAGTTTCACTACCCCAGcaaaggcaaattcaagaagaagttgaaaGGCTCCTAACTGAACGATTGCGCAATTTCAACGTAACAAGGTTGCTGACAATGCGCTTCGACGGAACATAACTAGCATAAACATGTCACCATTCACGAATGAGATCGAGCAGACAAATCCACCTCGCAGATTCACTATGCCTTACTTCACTCCgtacaaggaagaagaagatcagGATCGACATCTCAAGCAGTACCGCAGTACCATGATCCTCTACAGGAGCAACGACGCGCTTATGTGCAAAATTTTTGCCACAACTCTACAAGGTGAGGTGCAAGATTGGTTTCACACTCTACCACTGCAGTCGATCCGAAGTTTCAATGAACTTTCCTTTGTTTTCACTAAGGAGTATTCGTCTAACCGCTCAATCAAAATGACATCCAACCATCTCTTCAACATCAAAAAAAACCCTTGGGAGACAATTCGTGACTATGtcaagaggttcaaagcagagaaggccAAAATTGTTGGCTGTAACGAGGGCATAGCAACGGCAGCATTCAGAAATGGGTTTCCCATCGAACATCTTTTATTCGGAAAACTAATCATGGGAGAATAACTGACCCTAGCAGCTTCGTATGCTTTTGCAGAAAAACATGCACTATGGGACGAGGTTAAGCAGTTTAATAAAAACGAGTCGGAAAAGAAGCACATGGAACATTCCCTAACCAAAGAAGACTTAGCGCTTGAAACATTCACCAACTTCACAGTTCCAATCGGCCAAATTCTCCGCAAGCTCAAGAACGAACCTTGGTTTGAACTGCCGCCACCCATGAAAAGTGATCCTACCAGGCTAGATCATACAAAGTATTGCGTATTTCATCAAGGACTAGGCCACACTACCAACGGCTGCCTGAAATGGAAGCAATACCTTGAGAAACTAACAAATGGGGGCCGATGTGACGAATATCTTGATAGGTCAATGAAACGGCCTACATAAGCAAGGGAAGTTTCTATCGCCTCTTGAACCCCGTTTAGGCTTTTCTAAATAAGTTCGAAGTCTCAAGCAGCTCGCCGAACAAGGCCTCGCAAGCCGAAGACTATCCAGTTTGTTATGCAGTTTCTACACAATTGgtttatttctttattctcaATGAAGATTCAAGAAGTTACTTATAAGCCTGGCTCAACTGCCGTCCACAACAACTGCTTAAAACCCTTTCTGGGTCTATTttctagtgcgagaggataaactaattactctctaatgcgagagggtaaaccaattccctgacacccatatgggtctgctctctagtacaagaggataaactaattgctctccagtgtgagagggtaaaccaattccccgacacccatatgggtttgctctccagtacgagaggataaactaattgctctctagtgtgagaaggtaaaccaatttcctgacacccatatgggtctgctttccagtgtgagaggataaactaattgctctccagtgcgagaaggccACATAGCCCAAAAGATCGAATGCTTGAAGATCAACTAGGCAGTAAATGGTTAGGGGGCAGCAGCCACTTTTGCACTTAACAGTTCGCTCATCAGACACTTCATCTTCAACAGCTCCGATCTTGGCAGCTCCATCCTTGACTGCTCCATCTATGGcagttgagaaatcaaactcaagcagtttcctcatttttggcAAGCAGCCTAAACCGTTGCCCATGCAACACCACTTCCTCGGCCATGCCaagccaatccttggcttcaATCAAGCCGAGCAGCAAAAGCAATGGCCCCTGCCACACCACCTCCTTAGCCCATGCCAAGCCGACTCCTGGCCCCTGCTAACCGAAGTGCCGCACCATCCTGACGGTTGCCTCATGGCAGCACCTcctaagaagaagacaaggagaattaagtttttcttacatcGGTGCGGCtcgaagaagacaaggaaatcAACGGAAGACGGTTCTTTGCACgagcaagaaaagaaaagtgcTAGGGggaggggaacaaatatcctctagctttctctttTTCTCGTAAGGATAAATAATTGCTCtccgaagttgatttaataccctacttaaggtaggcttaaataggctttgaaggtgatttatttccttttcctagaagaatctaattccaagtccaagagAGAATCTATAtcaaagttggagatctctacacctgctgcccttcCTGCGAGCAGCCTAGCAGGTGTAGTgacatttgtggagccaaaaataatcaagagatgacatgtggatttttgagcagaaaggacaaaattgcccttgaAGAACATCGGAATTCCCACGCGCGAGTAGTGAACAATCATCCCATAATCAAGTCAAAAATGCCGAACATATGtacttattcaaaacctatttcatccatcttctCCGCAAGGTAAccccaaaacattccttttaaattatgtcaattagctaattaatagatttattacctaattaatctattaatggctaatCAAACTACCAATTAACTACAAAATACACTCAAAAACACCACAAAGGGTCGGCCACCTTCTTCCGCCATGCCCTATATATACTActccattttctctaaaaacttaGGTCTACACTCTTACTAAAtactcaaaattctccaaacaatttttctctctaaattctaactttggcatcgaaggtttttcggccaaagccccccattTATCGTGGGCgagaggctcttggccttgacctaaggtattatttgttttgtaggtgcaattttgttcaagaataaggatgaagaaatttacatccacaaTAGCTATGTTCATGCCAAAACCAAATAATTCGTTGTGGATTCTCGTACGCGTTTTTATATATAGCTGCCataaaagttcttttttttttttttttttggtgccaGTGATTTATCAACGCTTGCAAGATCGATCGGTTTTGAATTAATAAACTGAGACGTGGACTGAAATTATTATTACGTGGCCTCAATCGATTACAGAGTCGTCGATTTTGCTGTAGGTGTAGTGCTTGATGGTGAAGCCTTGGCGGGATCGAaatgcaaatatatatacattgtCATAGGGTTTTTCCAATCAAGATATAAAAACATATGTTTTTCTTCCTTGTCTTGATGTAACGGAATGCCATTAACTACAAGCCTACACCACATCAATTACCCTAAACACCCAGTCACCTACTTAATTTCTGAGACTCTCTAAAATCTAGAAAGACAGAGATAATATAGTTCTGGAGTCTAGaggcttctctctctctctctctctctctctctcttaaatttTGAATGGTTTTGGGCATGAACCCATTCACGTAGTAGTAATTGATAAAATGGTATGAGAATGTACGTAGTAGTTTGACGACGATGGGACATTCATTCTCTGTGTCTCATAAAGTCTTCGGCGCAAGATTCAGGTATCATCCAGGAGTCTTATCTATTATATACAAAGAGGGAAGACAAGGTGAATAGTGTtataaaataatgcatcaaattaggtaagggcattttcatcattttaatagtattttgttaataattaatttttttttgtgtgtgtgtgtgcttttttattttttatttataattagtaTCTCAAAAtaggttagtaataatgtgattcaatttctctatttttaaacacgttcaaaaagTCTTAAGAGGCGTgcaatgccggttataaaaaaggtcattcgcacgcggataataatgtgattctattagttgtcaaatgattgtttattttcacacgttcaaaacatcttaagaggcgtgtaatgccgttataaaaaaggtcattCGCActcggataataatgtgattaaattagttgtcaaatgattgttttttttttttttaacaaacgatattatctacactaagagggagagggtgggcttaacctcacaataggttagcaataatgtgattcaatcagttatttattaaatattatattatctattttaaacacgttcaaaacatcttaagagacgtgtaatgccagttataaaaaaaaagtctttcgcacacgaataataatgtgattaaattagttgtcaaatgattttttttttaacaaacgatattatctacactaagggggtgggggtgggcttagcgtcacaatgggctaacaataatgtgattcaatcagttgtttattaaatatgattttctctatttttaaacacattcaaaacatcttaagaggcgtgtaatgccggttataaaaaaggtctttcacacgcggataataatgtgattaaattagttgtcaaatgattgtttttttttaacaaacgatattatctacactaaggtggagagggtgggcttagcctcacaatgggctagtaataatgtgattcaattagttgtttattaaatgccagttataaaaaaggtctttcacacgtggataataatgtgattaaattagttgtcaaatgattttttttcttttttttaacaaacgacaggctagcaataatgtgattcaattaattatttattaaatattatttactctattcttaatgtaaattctataaagatcgattttattatgtgaattcagctggcttaattgatttatgaggggtttcttctagcatgatctaggattattcatttacttcaaatatttgactttccttttgtcaatctACGCATacaaatacatttaaaacgtataAGTCGCGCTTAACACgtcatgattcaaaaaatgtcttctgcACGCGCATAagcgcgtgcatgaaggctagtataTAATATGTGTATAGCCTAGCTACGTATTTTCCCACCAAAACAAAGAATGGAATTCAGCAGATGTCCACCGGGAAGAATTTGATAAATACGTAAACCTATTGAATCCttacatatatatgttcatataaCCCTCATTATTGTAACACATATTTGACCAGTAAATTTAATTAACTCAATGCTTAAATTAATTGAGTGATCGATGACAATTGAATCAAATATAACGTCAAGTATATATGTGTCCACTTAGTGCATAGGTACTCAAAAAATATTGGCTTAACCATAACAGATTTCATGATGTACCATATAATTATACCACATTAGTGTACTACATGATGTGACAAGTGATCCATACAATTGTCTAATCATATAAATTAACTAATTGACGTGATATGTATACATTTCTTGCTACATGACCCACATCAATGGTACACtgatgtggtacaaaaatataatcTTCCTAATATTTTTCAGTGAAATGATGAGTAAATACTATTAAAGTATTATGTTTTTTGAGCCCTCTACCACTAAAAACATCTTAATATTAAGTATTTCATTTGTACAAGGGTATACGTTATGTACTATTAAGTATATGTATAAGGGCAACTctattttagttttgttttaaagtgttttgaattaTTGTTATACGCTAATATGTTCCTTAAATTAACTGTGAATGGACAGATAATTGGAGCAAGAATAGTTATGTTGGGGTGAGGGATTTCCaagttaaaaaggaaaaaactacACAAATATTAGATAAAGAGATTAGAATGCACTTCATGATTATTACAAAAGCATATAAGAGGAATTTGCACGAAGATAAACTCAATAAAAGGCTTACGTAACGAACAAACCAACAATACTCAGTTAGGATACTTCTTCGAATATAGTACGCAATTTCCAACAAAGAACTTCTAAGGTGAATCTTCAAGTCCCAAGAAATTTTCTGAGGTGAGCATGTCATGCGCATGATAGAGAGTTAAAGAGTAGATAGTAGATAAATGTTTGCATGGGAAAGATAAAGCTCAACTCTAACTCTTCCTTCTTTAACTCgcacggagagagagagacagagagagagagagagagagagagagagagagtagaaatTACAACTTCACGAGAATGCGACCTATAGCATTTAATATCAACCCAACAGGTGTTTTGTATATGTGGGTTTCTTTCAATGTATATCATATAAATAGCATAGTTTTTAAGTTGATAGATAtgtggaagaaaaagaaagtagtTGAAAGAAAGGAAACACTGCACAGAAGATAAGCTTAAAGTTCAAAACCATGTCTCACATAGCTGTGGAGAGAAACAGGAGAAAACAGATGAATGAGCATCTCAAAGTCTTACGCTCTTTGACCCCTTGTTTCTACATCAAAAGGGTATATCTTATATATAATCACTTGATACATATCTCTCTCTATGTTTGTATACTATATATGATTTAACTTAAGTCGGTGTTAATTATTTTCTAAGTAACTAATTGTTTAACATGTACTAGGGAGACCAAGCATCAATCATAGGAGGTGTGATAGAATTCATCAAGGAATTGCATCAAGTTTTACAGACTCTGGAATctaacaaaagaagaaaaagcctAAGCCCTAGCCCTAATCCAAGCCCAAGGCCAGTAGCCCTACTGCCTCAGAAATATCCAACGGCTCCGCAACttcatcaaaaccctaattttaattttaatttggggACTGAAAATCATCACCATGTGATCAATAAGGAACTAGCTATAGGAGCAAGTTGCAACTCTCCAGTGGCTGACGTCGAAGCAAAGATCTCGGGATCCAACGTAGTGATGAAGATAATATCTCAGCGAATACCTGGCCAAATTGCCAAGATCATTGGTGTTCTCGAGAGGCTTTCATTTGATGTCCTTCATCTCAACATCAGCAGCATGGAAGACACTGTTTTATACTCTTTTGTAATCAAGGTACGTACGTTTTATCATTAAACCTCTTTATGTAGAACACTTCTAATTGTGCTCAGTTGCAAACTACGACCAAAACTTTGTTGGGAAGTTAGGGTTTTAGTTACCCTCGAGCGCCCACTACATATCACGACAACGAGAGCTGCTTAGGGCAAATATGtttctaattaattattaatcaaatcACCAAATTTATCTTATATTAGGTAGCTATAAATAAATAGTACTGATGTTTAACTTGTTTATCTAGAAACAGAAAAATGAACTGAAGTACTATATGTGATCACCTGCGGATAGAATATGGACTAGCTTCCTGGAGTCGCATGTTATTAGCTAATTTTGTAAAATGGTCAGGCATGCTCTCTGATGAATGGAGATTTTGCTTAACAAATATTAATATTGGTAAGGAAAATGATAATTACACTCTTTCGTCTCCGTATATGCTTATGTTTAATCATTCCTTGTttctgtttgatttattcaaatAAAGATTGATGTAAGAGGAGAAAAATTGAAAGTGTGATCATTTTCTTATTGGTAATTACCATTCAACAACATTGAGGACTAAAATTTTGCTCCGAACGAGGATTTGATGATGAATTTCTTTGGGGATTGTTACAGATAGGGCTGGAGTGTCAGTTGAGCGTAGAAGAACTAGTATTTGAAGTTCAACAAAGTCTGCGCTCAGACGCAAATTAAGCAGGCGTCGACATACAAATGCAATAACGTGCTTGGGTGCGGATCAAGTGGTGAAGTTACGTTAATGGTTTTGTTATAATAGGCATATGAGAAGGGATATAAACGTTTATTTCACTTGAAATGTATACCAGCTGAGATGTCAAATCATATGCGTAATAAGTACCGCTTTATACCTATAAATTATTAGTTTGATATAATTATTTTACTCTATTACATGATATGCCACGTAGGCATGTCTATTCATGGATGAGTTACACTAAAAAATAGAGTAAACTAATTCTATTAAACAAAGCGTTAGGTGTAGCATGTTTCAAGAAGTATAATTGTTAGTAAGAATAACCAGCTCTCTTGGGCAATTGGTCATTTACTACCATGGTGGAAAGGAGTTGTGTCTTTGTATTTTAGCGTAAATTCAAATCCCGTCGGCTTAATCTAATATCTAACCACTAATGCTATCGTcttatcaaaacaaaaacaaaaaattgtgtAACTTGGAAGGATTTGATTGGAGCATCATTCTTAACTCATGATTTAACTAGTAAGGACCTATCTCATGATTAGAATGTGGAGTTGATGACATATTTACTTATTTGAAATAGAAGAAgtcatgaataaaaaaaaaaatgtgaaaaaagttTATGACACGTTTATTGTGAGAgttgcattattattattattattattattttgtggtTGTTTAGTATGTATTAGTAATTGTCAAGAAGTTGGAATGATTCCAATAAACATGAATTAGTGGGAGaaatttgttttttccttttatacttcttttctttttatataataatatattaacATTAAAGGGTGAGGGGAGTATATTGGTTTCACACTAGTTATTCATGAGATTTAAGTTTAAGATTACTCACGTacatgtaaaaataaatattacaaaatcgtagtactaaatggtaACACATGAAAACTTAGTAATCAAAAGAATTTAAATACCAAttttaaataagtaaatatgtaaaacaaatataaatttaattaattagtgttTTCTCCTGGATAAACGGTAAGGATAAAGTGGCCAAATTATAAATTTACCAATCCAGATCAAAAGTCACGAGAGCTGGTGAAGAGAAGAAAATGTGGAGTGGATATCGGAGCAAGTCTAATGGGTAGGCAGAGGACTAAGGGCCGCgttatcaaatattttttttaagtacaaggatatattttacattaaaggAATAGAGGAGttcggttaagccacacaatgggcaatctaatttggtatcaaattcgccatctttgaaattcaaacttaagatctctcacttacaagtaaacagaaataccaccagaccgtagtactgagtggcatCAAATCTTAGActcaaacactttttttttaggGGGTGAGAGCTAAGACCAAAATTTATAATTCAGGCTTAATAATTGCAGTGGTTCTTGAATTACACCTCAATTTGCAGTTTGGTCCTTGAACTTAAATCCGCTACTTTCTTTAACCACAAATTGTAGCATTCAGTTCTATTAGTTTTACTTCTGACAAGATTTCTTCTACTATGTTTCGGGGGTACCATTTCCTATCATGTGTAATTTTATCCACATTCATTCACAAATGCAATCAGCCCTCAATAAAAAGACtaccttcttcatcttcttctaacACAAATTCATTTTGGCACATCAATATTTCTCTCCTCCAAAATTGGAAAATTAGGTGGGAAATTGATGAACATATATGGTTGAGTATTTATAGAGttgtgaaggaaaaaaaatgagtgtgtggttcttagaaagaaaaaaaaattgttttttttcgtCAAAACCATTGCAAAACCTAATTTATTAGgcaaaattgtgattttttttaagcGAATAACTGTTGTTAAAAAGATATACATCGTTGGTTAACAGAGAAGGTGGTTGCGAGATATACTGATCAGGTGCTCAATATAGAGCTGTCTAATGGTGTGAGGTAGTTATTCTGGTTGAAAAGTTAGTGAAAAACATTAGttttatatcaaagaaagccaTGAGTTTGCAAGGAATGCGGGAGAAGATCTCTAATCCTCTCCAATTTGAGCTACCGCCGAAAGTGATCACCTGATTTGAGCCTTCATCTGAAGACCCCAATACCTGTAGAAAAGGGAAGTCGAAGCGAACGAAACTCCGGTATTTAATATCTTAAGTTGTCAGTAAGAGTAATATACTTACTAATGCAATCTTGAATGATGTGTTTTGATAACTCGTTTCATGTTGGACATTTGTGATATCTTTATAGAAGAGAGTATTGGCCAAGGATTATAAATGTATGATATCTTTCCTATTGTAATTATCTTTCTTTATGAACACTCTTTAGACAAAAACTCTCAAAAACAACTGATTAGCATGGGCTACATATGGCCCATTAGACATCCTTCAGTGAGTCATCCCAATCCTCATAGAAAAATCAGCCTTAAACCAAACATGACTTTTGATGAAGGA
This Pyrus communis chromosome 6, drPyrComm1.1, whole genome shotgun sequence DNA region includes the following protein-coding sequences:
- the LOC137736154 gene encoding uncharacterized protein, which produces MSPFTNEIEQTNPPRRFTMPYFTPYKEEEDQDRHLKQYRSTMILYRSNDALMCKIFATTLQGEVQDWFHTLPLQSIRSFNELSFVFTKEYSSNRSIKMTSNHLFNIKKNPWETIRDYVKRFKAEKAKIVGCNEGIATAAFRNGFPIEHLLFGKLIMGE
- the LOC137736595 gene encoding transcription factor MUTE, coding for MSHIAVERNRRKQMNEHLKVLRSLTPCFYIKRGDQASIIGGVIEFIKELHQVLQTLESNKRRKSLSPSPNPSPRPVALLPQKYPTAPQLHQNPNFNFNLGTENHHHVINKELAIGASCNSPVADVEAKISGSNVVMKIISQRIPGQIAKIIGVLERLSFDVLHLNISSMEDTVLYSFVIKIGLECQLSVEELVFEVQQSLRSDAN